From Thermus neutrinimicus, the proteins below share one genomic window:
- a CDS encoding malate dehydrogenase: MKSPVRVAVTGAAGQIGYSLLFRIAAGEMLGKDQPVILQLLEIPQALRALDGVIMELEDCAFPLLAGIVATDDPKVAFKDADYALLVGAAPRKAGMERRDLLEMNGRIFTEQGRALAEVAKRDVKVLVVGNPANTNALIAYKNAQGLDPKNFTAMTRLDHNRAKAQLSKKTGVPVDRIRRIAVWGNHSSTMFPDLFHAEVDGKPALELVDMEWYEKEFIPTVAQRGAAIIQARGASSAASAANAAIEHIRDWALGTPEGDWVSMAIPSDGAYGVPEGIVYSFPVTAKDGRYEIVQGLEIGDFARKRMEITAKELLDEMEQVKALGLI; encoded by the coding sequence ATGAAAAGCCCGGTTCGTGTGGCGGTCACCGGCGCTGCAGGCCAGATCGGTTACAGCCTTCTTTTCCGCATCGCCGCAGGCGAAATGCTGGGGAAGGACCAGCCCGTGATCCTTCAGCTCCTGGAGATTCCCCAGGCCCTGAGAGCCCTGGACGGCGTCATCATGGAGCTGGAGGACTGCGCCTTCCCCCTTTTGGCGGGGATCGTGGCCACGGATGATCCCAAGGTGGCCTTTAAGGACGCCGACTACGCCCTTTTGGTGGGGGCGGCCCCCAGGAAGGCAGGCATGGAACGCCGTGACCTCCTGGAGATGAACGGCAGGATCTTCACCGAACAGGGACGGGCCCTGGCCGAGGTGGCCAAGCGGGACGTCAAGGTCCTGGTGGTGGGCAACCCCGCCAACACCAACGCCCTCATCGCCTACAAAAACGCACAGGGCCTTGACCCGAAGAACTTCACCGCCATGACCCGGCTGGACCACAACCGGGCCAAGGCCCAGCTTTCCAAGAAGACGGGGGTCCCCGTGGACCGGATCCGCCGCATCGCCGTGTGGGGCAACCACTCCTCCACCATGTTCCCCGACCTCTTCCACGCGGAAGTGGACGGGAAACCCGCCTTGGAGCTGGTGGACATGGAGTGGTACGAGAAGGAGTTCATCCCCACCGTGGCCCAAAGGGGAGCGGCCATCATCCAGGCCCGGGGAGCCTCCAGCGCCGCCAGCGCCGCCAACGCCGCCATCGAGCACATCCGCGACTGGGCCCTGGGCACCCCTGAAGGGGACTGGGTTTCCATGGCCATCCCGTCGGATGGCGCCTACGGGGTTCCCGAGGGGATCGTCTACTCCTTCCCCGTCACCGCGAAGGACGGGCGGTATGAGATCGTCCAGGGCCTGGAGATAGGCGACTTCGCCAGGAAGCGGATGGAGATCACCGCAAAGGAGCTTCTGGACGAGATGGAACAGGTGAAGGCCCTAGGGCTAATCTAG
- a CDS encoding TorD/DmsD family molecular chaperone, which yields MELLGWVTASFFSPPGEALFRELYAGTLEEALEELTGHPVTLPKVAPRELQAAYTALFVTHPEGLPAPPYAGYALDGELFGPSFHRLQELYLEGGLEVQATWRDLPDHIAAIGEAIALLADKKPHLAKRLAREFLKPWLDRFAPQVKTHDPTGFYATLVELLQEAIHAKTGVSQA from the coding sequence ATGGAACTCCTGGGCTGGGTCACGGCAAGCTTCTTCTCCCCGCCGGGGGAAGCCCTTTTCCGGGAGCTTTACGCGGGCACCCTGGAGGAAGCCCTGGAGGAACTTACCGGCCACCCCGTGACCCTGCCCAAGGTGGCCCCCAGGGAACTCCAGGCCGCCTACACCGCCCTCTTCGTCACCCACCCCGAGGGGCTTCCCGCCCCCCCCTACGCGGGCTATGCCCTGGACGGGGAACTCTTCGGCCCCTCCTTCCACCGCCTCCAGGAGCTTTATTTGGAAGGGGGCCTCGAGGTGCAGGCCACCTGGCGGGACCTGCCCGACCACATCGCCGCCATCGGGGAGGCCATCGCCCTCTTGGCGGATAAAAAGCCCCATCTGGCAAAAAGGCTCGCCCGGGAGTTCCTAAAGCCCTGGCTGGACCGCTTCGCCCCCCAGGTGAAAACCCACGACCCCACGGGGTTTTACGCCACCTTGGTGGAGCTTTTACAGGAGGCCATCCATGCAAAGACGGGAGTTTCTCAAGCTTAG
- a CDS encoding phosphoribosyltransferase, translating into MERHFLSWEGLLRLVRHLAGRLQEEEFDLILGIARGGLIPTALLAQALGARDILTAAVMFYEGEETLPEPVFLQFPPDPLLFGKRVLVVDDVWDSGRTALAVKARVRQAGGFPLVATLHFKPGRNRVPDQPDVYAEATEAWVVYPWAPEVWPKT; encoded by the coding sequence ATGGAAAGGCACTTCCTTTCCTGGGAGGGGCTCCTTCGCCTGGTTCGCCATCTGGCCGGTAGGCTTCAGGAGGAGGAGTTTGACCTCATCCTGGGGATCGCCCGGGGTGGGCTCATCCCCACCGCCCTTCTGGCCCAGGCCCTGGGGGCTCGGGACATCCTCACGGCGGCGGTGATGTTCTACGAGGGGGAGGAAACCCTTCCTGAGCCCGTGTTCTTGCAGTTTCCGCCGGACCCGTTGCTTTTCGGCAAGCGGGTTCTGGTGGTGGATGACGTATGGGATTCGGGGCGGACGGCCCTGGCGGTGAAGGCCAGGGTCCGGCAGGCGGGCGGGTTTCCCCTGGTGGCCACCCTGCACTTCAAGCCCGGCCGAAACCGGGTGCCGGACCAACCCGACGTGTACGCGGAGGCCACGGAGGCCTGGGTGGTCTATCCCTGGGCCCCGGAGGTCTGGCCCAAAACCTGA
- a CDS encoding 2'-5' RNA ligase family protein, with amino-acid sequence MYGVLVWPPEDLRRFLEELQASHGIRGFGPPHLNLRQPFDWPYEEEALKIALAGILRGHAPFRLRLGGWGYFPQGVVYLRAYGGTPFRRLYHALEPLAPPLKEIEGPSYLPHITLALGLSEEEARRLAKELPPSPRRSFWVREVALVRDENEGHLQEVARFPLALG; translated from the coding sequence GTGTATGGGGTGTTGGTGTGGCCTCCGGAGGACCTGAGGCGTTTTTTGGAGGAGCTTCAGGCCTCCCATGGGATCAGGGGCTTCGGCCCCCCGCACCTTAACCTGCGCCAGCCCTTTGATTGGCCCTACGAGGAGGAGGCCCTGAAGATCGCCCTTGCGGGGATTCTTCGGGGCCATGCCCCCTTTCGCCTGCGCCTCGGGGGGTGGGGGTATTTCCCCCAGGGGGTGGTCTACCTGAGGGCCTACGGGGGTACCCCCTTCCGGCGCCTCTACCACGCCCTGGAGCCCTTGGCCCCGCCCCTGAAGGAGATCGAGGGGCCCAGCTACCTACCCCACATCACCTTGGCCCTGGGGCTATCCGAGGAGGAGGCGAGGAGGCTGGCAAAAGAGCTTCCTCCATCCCCGAGGCGCTCCTTTTGGGTGAGGGAGGTGGCCTTGGTGCGGGACGAGAACGAGGGCCACCTCCAGGAGGTGGCCCGTTTTCCCCTCGCCCTTGGCTAA
- a CDS encoding class I SAM-dependent methyltransferase has protein sequence MTLAEYHRLTPLPRPGGVLYVKPGARGYRDPVYEALQAAVAPFGQRALDLNPGVGLASLPLEGRMEVARLETSRAAFRCLQASGLEARLAPPWEAEENAFDLVVLALPAGRGTAYVQATLAAAARALRMGGRAYLAGDKNKGFERYFKEAQALLGYGTVLKRVGPVRVALLEKEREAPPLPPLWHQFQARLLGEALAFFHLPGVFSAGKVDRASVLLLEALLGEVGREGIQGRRILDLGAGYGALTLPLARLGGEVTALEDDLVSVLSLERSLAENRLTARVLHSDVDEALTEGEVFDIIVTNPPFHVGGAVILDVAQAFVEAAAARLKPGGGFFLVANPFLKYEPLLEERFGAFRTLLVREYKVLFAEKAKRG, from the coding sequence ATGACCCTAGCGGAGTACCACCGCCTCACCCCCCTGCCCCGGCCCGGGGGGGTGCTTTACGTGAAGCCGGGGGCCCGGGGGTACCGGGACCCGGTTTACGAGGCCCTCCAGGCCGCCGTGGCCCCCTTTGGCCAAAGAGCCTTGGACCTGAATCCCGGGGTGGGTCTGGCCAGCCTGCCCCTGGAGGGCCGGATGGAGGTGGCGAGACTGGAAACCTCCAGGGCCGCCTTCCGTTGCCTTCAGGCCAGCGGCCTCGAGGCCCGCCTGGCCCCTCCTTGGGAGGCGGAGGAAAACGCCTTCGACCTGGTGGTCCTGGCCCTGCCCGCAGGCCGGGGCACCGCCTACGTGCAGGCCACCTTGGCGGCTGCCGCCCGGGCCTTGAGGATGGGGGGGCGGGCCTACCTGGCTGGGGACAAGAACAAGGGCTTTGAGCGCTACTTCAAGGAGGCCCAGGCCCTTCTGGGCTACGGCACGGTCCTAAAGCGGGTGGGCCCGGTGCGGGTGGCCCTTTTGGAAAAGGAACGGGAAGCGCCACCCCTACCTCCCCTCTGGCACCAGTTCCAGGCAAGGCTTTTGGGGGAGGCCTTGGCCTTCTTTCACCTTCCTGGGGTCTTTTCCGCAGGGAAGGTGGACAGGGCCTCGGTGCTTCTCCTGGAAGCCCTGCTGGGGGAGGTGGGCCGGGAAGGCATCCAGGGCAGGCGCATCCTGGACCTGGGGGCAGGCTACGGAGCCCTCACCCTGCCCCTGGCCCGGCTTGGGGGGGAGGTGACGGCCCTCGAGGACGACCTGGTCTCGGTCCTTTCCTTGGAAAGGAGCCTGGCGGAAAACCGCCTTACCGCCCGGGTGCTCCACTCCGACGTGGACGAGGCCTTGACAGAAGGCGAGGTATTTGACATCATAGTTACGAATCCCCCCTTTCACGTGGGGGGAGCGGTCATCCTGGATGTGGCCCAGGCCTTCGTGGAAGCGGCGGCGGCCCGGCTGAAGCCGGGCGGTGGGTTTTTCCTGGTGGCAAACCCCTTTCTCAAGTACGAACCCCTACTGGAAGAGCGCTTTGGCGCTTTCAGGACGCTTTTGGTGAGGGAGTACAAGGTGCTTTTCGCCGAGAAGGCCAAACGGGGATGA
- the ribF gene encoding riboflavin biosynthesis protein RibF, translating to MLFSEVADVPQGAKVVAVGSFDGVHLGHQHLLHQALAEAKSLHQPLLVYTFDPPTKVFTRGEGFLMDLTEKVEALRALGVELILAVAFNETFAQREAGEFLEDLRRLGASRIYVGEDFRFGKGRGGGPEDLAQVAPVRTVPLLTLGGEPVKSSRIRALLQEGRVEEARHLLGRPYGAYGVVVEGDKLGRRLGFPTANLAVHPQKILPPGVFAVEAQGSFGRHRGVANVGTRPTVNGMERRLEVHLLGFAGELYGEEMRLSFLKRLREERRFESLEELKAQIAQDVASARAFFGL from the coding sequence ATGCTTTTCTCCGAGGTCGCTGACGTTCCCCAGGGGGCCAAGGTGGTGGCGGTGGGCTCCTTTGACGGGGTGCACCTGGGCCATCAGCACCTTCTCCACCAGGCCCTGGCCGAGGCCAAAAGCCTCCACCAGCCCCTCCTGGTCTACACCTTTGACCCTCCCACCAAGGTCTTCACCCGGGGAGAAGGGTTCCTGATGGACCTAACGGAGAAGGTGGAGGCCCTCAGGGCCCTCGGGGTGGAGCTGATCCTGGCGGTGGCCTTCAACGAAACCTTTGCCCAAAGGGAGGCGGGGGAGTTCCTGGAGGACCTCAGAAGGCTTGGAGCCAGCCGCATCTATGTGGGGGAAGACTTCCGATTTGGCAAGGGCCGGGGCGGTGGCCCGGAGGATCTGGCCCAGGTGGCCCCGGTACGCACCGTTCCCCTTCTAACCCTGGGAGGGGAACCGGTGAAGAGCAGCCGCATCCGTGCCCTTTTGCAAGAGGGCCGGGTGGAGGAGGCCCGCCACCTTCTGGGCCGGCCCTATGGGGCCTATGGGGTGGTGGTGGAAGGGGACAAGCTGGGGAGGAGACTGGGCTTTCCCACCGCCAACCTGGCCGTCCATCCGCAGAAGATCCTCCCGCCAGGGGTGTTTGCGGTGGAGGCCCAGGGATCCTTTGGCCGCCACAGAGGGGTGGCCAACGTGGGCACCAGGCCCACGGTAAACGGCATGGAAAGGAGGCTGGAGGTGCACCTTCTGGGCTTTGCCGGGGAGCTTTACGGGGAGGAGATGCGCCTGTCCTTCCTCAAGCGCCTGCGGGAGGAGAGGCGCTTCGAAAGCCTCGAGGAGCTCAAGGCCCAGATCGCCCAGGATGTGGCCTCGGCCCGGGCCTTCTTTGGCCTCTAG
- the rpoD gene encoding RNA polymerase sigma factor RpoD, translating to MAQDSLPSPLEEALEEPHLEAEEPDLAPEIFLDEPLDPIADEGYLEADDLLLPGEGPSPDYLGGVEEELFEEEEELALPKVSTSDPVRQYLHEIGQVPLLTLEEEIELARKVEEGMEAIKKLSEATGLDQDLIREVVRAKILGTARVAQIPGLKERLDPKTVEEIDQKLKSLPKELKRYLHLAREGEAARQHLIEANLRLVVSIAKKYTGRGLSFLDLIQEGNQGLIRAVEKFEYKRRFKFSTYATWWIRQAINRAIADQARTIRIPVHMVETINKLSRTARTLQQELGREPTYEEIAEAMGPGWDAKRVEETLKIAQEPVSLETPIGDEKDSFYGDFIPDENLPSPVDAAAQSLLAEELEKALSKLSEREAMVLKLRKGLIDGREHTLEEVGAYFGVTRERIRQIENKALRKLKYHESRTRKLRDFLD from the coding sequence GTGGCCCAGGATTCCCTCCCAAGCCCCCTCGAGGAGGCCTTGGAGGAACCCCACCTGGAGGCGGAGGAGCCCGACCTTGCCCCCGAGATCTTCCTGGACGAGCCCTTGGATCCCATAGCGGACGAGGGCTACCTGGAAGCCGACGACCTCCTCCTCCCCGGGGAAGGTCCCTCCCCGGACTACCTGGGCGGGGTGGAAGAGGAGCTCTTCGAGGAAGAGGAGGAGCTCGCCCTGCCCAAGGTTTCCACCTCCGATCCCGTGCGCCAGTACCTGCACGAGATCGGCCAGGTCCCCCTCCTCACCTTGGAGGAGGAGATCGAGCTGGCCAGGAAGGTGGAGGAGGGGATGGAGGCCATCAAAAAGCTCTCCGAGGCCACGGGGCTGGACCAGGACCTGATCCGGGAGGTGGTGCGGGCCAAGATCCTGGGGACGGCCCGCGTCGCCCAGATCCCCGGCCTAAAGGAGAGGCTGGACCCCAAGACGGTGGAGGAGATTGACCAAAAGCTCAAAAGCCTTCCCAAGGAGCTTAAGCGCTACCTGCACCTCGCCCGCGAGGGGGAGGCCGCCAGGCAACACCTCATAGAGGCCAACCTGAGGCTGGTGGTGTCCATCGCCAAAAAGTACACCGGCCGCGGGCTCTCATTCCTGGATCTGATCCAGGAAGGTAACCAAGGCCTCATCCGGGCCGTGGAAAAGTTCGAGTACAAGCGGCGCTTTAAGTTCTCCACCTACGCCACCTGGTGGATCCGCCAGGCCATCAACCGAGCCATCGCCGACCAGGCCCGCACTATCCGCATCCCCGTCCACATGGTGGAGACCATCAACAAGCTCTCCCGCACCGCCCGCACCCTCCAACAGGAACTGGGCCGCGAGCCCACCTACGAGGAGATCGCTGAGGCCATGGGCCCGGGCTGGGACGCCAAGCGGGTGGAGGAGACCCTCAAGATCGCCCAGGAACCCGTTTCCCTGGAAACCCCCATTGGGGACGAGAAGGACAGCTTCTACGGGGACTTCATCCCCGACGAGAACCTTCCCTCCCCCGTGGACGCCGCCGCCCAGAGCCTCCTGGCGGAGGAGCTGGAAAAGGCCCTTTCCAAGCTCTCCGAACGCGAGGCCATGGTGCTGAAGCTCCGCAAAGGGCTGATCGACGGGCGGGAGCACACCCTCGAGGAGGTGGGGGCCTACTTCGGGGTCACCCGGGAGCGGATCCGCCAGATTGAGAACAAGGCCCTGAGGAAACTCAAGTACCACGAGTCCCGCACCCGGAAGCTCAGGGACTTCCTGGATTAG
- a CDS encoding aspartate kinase, with the protein MSLVVQKYGGTSVGDLERIHKVAQRIAHYREKGHRLAVVVSAMGHTTDELIALAKRVNPRPPFRELDLLTTTGEQVSVALLSMQLWAMGIPAKGFVQHQIGIVTDGRFGDARILEVNPSRIQEVLEGGYVAVIAGFMGTTPEGEITTLGRGGSDTTAVAIAAALGAKECEIYTDTEGVYTTDPHLIPEARKLEVIGYDQMLEMAALGARVLHPRAVYYAKRYGVVLHVRSSFSYNPGTLVKEVNMEMGKVVTGVALDLDHAQIGLIGIPDQPGIAAKVFQALAERGIAVDMIIQGVPGHDPSRQQMAFTVKKDFAQEALEALEPVLAEIGGEALLRPDIAKVSIVGVGLASAPEIPARMFQAVASTGANIEMIATSEVRISVIIPAQYAEAALKAVHQAFELDRP; encoded by the coding sequence GTGTCCCTGGTCGTGCAAAAATATGGCGGCACCTCCGTGGGCGACCTGGAGCGCATCCACAAGGTGGCCCAGCGCATCGCCCATTACCGGGAAAAGGGGCATAGGCTGGCGGTGGTGGTTTCCGCCATGGGCCACACCACCGACGAGCTCATCGCCCTGGCCAAGCGGGTGAACCCGAGACCGCCCTTCCGGGAGCTGGACCTCCTCACCACCACCGGGGAGCAGGTTTCCGTGGCCCTCCTTTCCATGCAGCTTTGGGCCATGGGCATCCCGGCTAAGGGTTTTGTGCAACACCAGATTGGCATCGTCACGGATGGCCGCTTTGGCGATGCCCGGATCCTCGAGGTGAACCCTAGCCGCATTCAGGAGGTTTTGGAAGGAGGGTATGTGGCGGTGATCGCCGGTTTCATGGGCACCACCCCCGAGGGGGAGATCACCACCTTGGGCCGGGGGGGGTCGGACACCACCGCCGTGGCCATCGCCGCTGCCCTGGGGGCCAAGGAGTGCGAGATCTACACGGACACGGAAGGGGTTTACACCACGGACCCCCACCTGATTCCCGAGGCCCGGAAGCTGGAGGTGATCGGCTACGACCAGATGCTGGAGATGGCTGCCCTGGGGGCCAGGGTCCTTCACCCCCGGGCGGTGTACTATGCCAAGCGTTACGGGGTGGTGCTCCACGTGCGCTCCAGCTTCTCCTATAACCCCGGTACCCTGGTGAAGGAGGTCAACATGGAAATGGGCAAGGTGGTGACGGGTGTGGCCCTGGATCTGGACCACGCCCAGATCGGTCTTATCGGTATCCCCGACCAGCCGGGGATCGCCGCCAAGGTCTTCCAGGCCCTGGCCGAGCGGGGTATTGCCGTGGACATGATCATCCAGGGGGTTCCCGGGCACGATCCCTCCCGGCAGCAGATGGCCTTCACCGTGAAGAAGGATTTCGCCCAGGAGGCCCTCGAGGCCCTAGAGCCTGTTTTGGCCGAGATCGGGGGAGAGGCCCTTCTCCGCCCCGATATCGCCAAGGTGTCCATCGTGGGGGTGGGCCTGGCCTCGGCCCCGGAGATCCCGGCCAGGATGTTCCAGGCGGTGGCCTCCACCGGGGCCAACATCGAGATGATCGCCACCAGCGAGGTGCGCATCTCCGTCATCATCCCCGCCCAGTACGCGGAGGCCGCCTTAAAGGCGGTGCACCAGGCCTTCGAGCTGGATAGGCCCTAA
- a CDS encoding NUDIX domain-containing protein, translating to MSRTYLYRGRILNLALEGRYEIVEHKPAVAIVAVRDGRMLFVRQHRPAVGLAPLEIPAGLIEPGEDPLEAARRELAEETGLAGDLAPLFSYYVSPGFTDEKTHVFLASNLREAQATPDEDEEIQVVWLEPEKALEMHQKGEVEFSATGLVGVLYYHAFLRGR from the coding sequence GTGAGCCGCACCTACCTCTACCGGGGCCGCATCCTGAACCTGGCCTTAGAGGGCCGCTATGAGATTGTAGAACACAAGCCCGCGGTGGCCATCGTAGCCGTGCGGGACGGAAGGATGCTCTTCGTGCGCCAGCACCGCCCGGCGGTGGGACTCGCTCCTCTGGAGATCCCCGCAGGGCTCATAGAACCCGGAGAGGACCCCCTGGAGGCTGCCCGCCGGGAGCTGGCCGAGGAAACCGGGCTTGCGGGGGATCTTGCGCCCCTTTTCAGCTACTACGTCTCCCCGGGCTTCACCGACGAAAAGACCCACGTCTTCCTGGCCAGCAACCTGAGGGAGGCCCAGGCCACCCCGGACGAAGACGAGGAGATCCAGGTGGTCTGGCTGGAGCCGGAAAAGGCCTTAGAGATGCACCAGAAGGGCGAGGTGGAGTTTTCCGCCACCGGCCTGGTGGGCGTGCTCTACTACCATGCTTTTCTCCGAGGTCGCTGA
- a CDS encoding sensor histidine kinase gives MDCARLAEALVGARGRQEIFRRALAALEEAGVIRCGEAYWVGEGLSLFQMQACRTTCPLVARSRLLAEEALRRKEAVQEGSFVALPVTQGGKTLAVMVLSLQEGREIPEALPSLLLLALRRPGLELAGKLLVAQEEERRRVGRELHDGVGSLLTAALLTLKVAEKRPEELPEARKRVAEALEEVRRLSRELRMPLLDDLGLKEALLRYLEEYSKHGLQVEAQLNLLHLPKEKEVALFRVVQEALTNVLRHAQAQRVSVRLWQEGDRLFGLVKDDGRGFDPEITPPSVGLLGMQERIQSLGGSFALRSKPGQGTEVEFGVPL, from the coding sequence GTGGACTGCGCACGCTTGGCCGAGGCCTTGGTGGGAGCCCGGGGAAGGCAGGAAATCTTCCGCCGGGCCCTGGCTGCCCTGGAGGAGGCCGGGGTGATCCGATGTGGGGAAGCCTACTGGGTGGGCGAGGGCCTCTCCCTTTTTCAAATGCAGGCCTGCCGGACCACCTGTCCCCTGGTGGCCCGCTCCCGCCTCCTGGCCGAGGAGGCCCTGAGGCGGAAAGAGGCGGTGCAGGAGGGATCCTTCGTGGCCCTCCCGGTGACGCAGGGGGGGAAGACCCTGGCGGTGATGGTGTTGAGCCTTCAGGAAGGCCGAGAAATACCCGAGGCCCTCCCTTCCCTCCTCCTTCTGGCCCTTAGGCGCCCAGGGCTGGAGCTTGCGGGGAAGCTATTGGTTGCCCAGGAAGAGGAAAGGCGCCGGGTGGGCCGGGAGCTTCACGATGGGGTGGGAAGCCTTCTCACCGCCGCCCTCCTCACCCTGAAGGTGGCGGAAAAGCGCCCCGAGGAGCTCCCCGAGGCCCGCAAACGGGTGGCGGAGGCCCTCGAGGAGGTGCGGAGGCTTTCCCGGGAACTCCGCATGCCGCTTTTGGACGACCTGGGACTTAAGGAAGCCCTTTTGCGTTACCTGGAGGAATACAGCAAGCACGGCCTTCAGGTGGAGGCCCAGCTGAACCTGCTCCACCTCCCCAAGGAGAAGGAGGTGGCCCTCTTCCGCGTGGTGCAGGAGGCCCTGACCAATGTCCTGCGCCACGCCCAAGCCCAGCGGGTATCCGTGCGCCTTTGGCAAGAGGGAGACCGCCTCTTCGGCTTGGTGAAGGACGACGGCCGGGGCTTCGATCCCGAAATAACCCCTCCATCCGTGGGGCTTTTGGGCATGCAGGAACGCATCCAAAGCCTGGGGGGAAGCTTTGCCCTGCGCAGCAAGCCTGGTCAGGGCACAGAGGTGGAGTTCGGGGTACCCCTATGA
- the dnaG gene encoding DNA primase: protein MDTAQAVEAIKRRLSLKEVVSRYVVLKPAGRGRWKGLCPFHQEKTPSFYVDEEKGLFHCFGCKAGGDLFAFVERIEGLDFLGALERLAEEAGVEIPKAGSPLKRRELLDVLKLAQEYFLEGLKASLEAQEYLKGRGLSPESLARFGLGYAPARGDGLLTHLSRHGISPEEGLKAGVLAEKDGRFYDRFRNRITFPIKDHLGRIVAFTGRALGEETPKYLNSQETTLFRKRQVLFAYPEAKAKLRQGRAIVVEGLFDAIALHQMGFTEAVAVLGSGLSEDQARLLEMQEVKEVYLAFDSDEAGQRATLQSLDLSLARKFLFYAVRLPSKDPGELLLLPEGPALFQKALEEALPEVEFRFQEATRGLDLTRPEHKRKVLEALTPRMLSPEPFDPVADRLKALVMERLGLPLGQLEDYLASLKRGRRPPPQPPKAEPKNRVLLLELDVIALLLSLPEERFAQWVHHTALHVWPPEGSLLSEFLELASREPRRDYLRQVLSRKEAGGILLERLMLVPPVDEPRFPEILEKTLARLREAYYLERRTRLKEELSRNPSLEILREIQELDQAIEAERRIYRKL from the coding sequence AGACCCCCTCCTTTTACGTGGACGAGGAGAAGGGGCTCTTCCACTGCTTCGGCTGTAAGGCGGGAGGCGACCTTTTCGCCTTCGTGGAGAGGATCGAGGGCCTGGACTTCCTGGGGGCCCTGGAGCGCCTGGCGGAGGAAGCGGGGGTGGAGATCCCCAAGGCGGGTAGCCCCCTCAAGCGCCGGGAGCTTCTGGACGTGCTAAAGCTGGCCCAGGAGTACTTCCTGGAGGGGCTTAAGGCCTCCCTCGAGGCCCAGGAGTACCTGAAGGGGCGGGGGCTTTCCCCGGAGAGCCTCGCCCGCTTTGGCCTGGGCTATGCCCCGGCCAGGGGGGACGGCCTCCTCACCCACCTGAGCCGGCACGGCATCAGCCCGGAGGAGGGCCTAAAGGCTGGGGTCCTGGCGGAAAAGGACGGGCGCTTCTACGACCGCTTTAGGAACCGCATCACCTTCCCCATCAAGGATCACCTGGGCCGGATCGTGGCCTTCACGGGGAGGGCCCTGGGGGAGGAAACCCCCAAGTACCTGAACTCCCAGGAAACCACCCTCTTCCGCAAGCGGCAGGTGCTTTTCGCCTACCCGGAGGCCAAGGCCAAGCTACGCCAGGGACGGGCCATCGTGGTGGAGGGGCTTTTTGATGCCATCGCCCTGCACCAGATGGGCTTCACCGAGGCGGTGGCGGTCTTGGGCTCGGGGCTTTCCGAGGACCAGGCCCGCCTTTTGGAGATGCAGGAGGTGAAGGAGGTCTACCTGGCCTTTGACTCGGACGAGGCCGGGCAGAGGGCCACCCTGCAGAGCCTGGACCTCTCCTTGGCCCGGAAATTCCTCTTCTATGCGGTGCGCCTGCCAAGCAAGGACCCCGGGGAGCTTCTCCTCCTCCCCGAGGGCCCGGCCCTCTTCCAGAAGGCCCTTGAAGAAGCCCTTCCCGAGGTGGAGTTCCGCTTCCAGGAGGCCACCCGGGGCCTGGACCTGACCCGTCCCGAGCACAAACGAAAGGTCCTGGAGGCCCTCACCCCCAGGATGCTCTCCCCCGAGCCCTTCGACCCCGTGGCCGACCGCCTCAAGGCCCTGGTGATGGAGCGGTTGGGCCTTCCCCTGGGCCAGCTGGAGGACTACCTGGCCAGCCTCAAGCGGGGCCGGCGCCCACCCCCCCAACCCCCCAAGGCCGAGCCCAAAAACCGGGTGCTCCTTTTGGAGCTGGACGTGATAGCCCTCCTCCTCTCCCTGCCGGAGGAGCGCTTCGCCCAGTGGGTGCACCACACGGCCCTCCACGTCTGGCCCCCGGAAGGCTCCTTGCTCTCCGAGTTCCTGGAGCTGGCCAGCCGCGAACCCCGCCGGGACTACCTGCGCCAGGTGCTAAGCCGCAAGGAGGCGGGGGGCATCCTCCTGGAAAGGCTCATGCTGGTTCCCCCTGTGGACGAGCCCCGATTCCCCGAGATCCTGGAGAAAACCCTGGCCCGCCTGCGGGAAGCCTACTACCTGGAGCGTCGGACCAGGCTGAAGGAGGAGCTCAGCCGCAATCCCAGCCTAGAGATTCTGCGGGAAATCCAGGAACTGGACCAGGCCATAGAGGCGGAACGGCGCATCTACCGGAAGCTTTAG
- a CDS encoding response regulator — MRVVLVEDHHLVRKGLRLLLEEGGHQVAAEFARAEEALATPWEAEVVLLDLNLPGMGGLEALPHLAQRAKVLVVSMHDEPAYVARAFALGAKGYLPKHALDQDLLEALERLGKGLRYLHPSLTEALLQGQAEPGPEALSERERAVVVLLAQGYTLSQVAKHLGISVKTASTYKGRALNKLGLLDTPDLVRWAREQGLA; from the coding sequence ATGAGGGTGGTGCTGGTGGAGGACCACCACCTGGTGCGCAAAGGGTTACGCCTTCTTTTGGAAGAAGGTGGCCACCAGGTGGCGGCGGAGTTCGCCCGGGCGGAGGAGGCCCTGGCCACCCCTTGGGAAGCCGAGGTGGTCCTTTTGGATCTAAACCTGCCGGGCATGGGGGGCCTCGAGGCCCTCCCCCACCTGGCCCAAAGGGCCAAGGTCCTGGTGGTTTCCATGCACGACGAACCTGCCTACGTGGCCCGGGCCTTCGCCCTGGGAGCCAAGGGGTACCTGCCCAAACACGCCTTAGACCAAGACCTTCTAGAGGCCCTGGAGCGTCTGGGAAAGGGCCTCCGCTACCTCCACCCCAGCCTGACCGAGGCTCTTTTGCAGGGGCAGGCGGAGCCAGGTCCCGAGGCCCTCTCCGAAAGGGAGCGGGCGGTGGTAGTCCTTTTGGCCCAGGGGTACACCCTCTCCCAGGTAGCCAAGCACCTGGGGATTTCCGTAAAGACCGCCTCCACCTACAAGGGGCGGGCCCTGAACAAGCTAGGCCTCCTGGATACTCCCGACCTGGTGCGCTGGGCCCGGGAACAGGGCCTGGCCTAA